The DNA sequence ACCAACACGGCAATGCCCAATTCATTTACGTAATACTGGGTGATCGAGCTGAAGCTCGGCACAGCCTGGCCCTCCGGCCCGCCGTGAATGTTGATGATGACCGGCAGCTTGCCGCCGGCGTTTTTCGGTTTGTAATAAAACGCAGGAATCATGCGCGGCGCGTTATTCACCTTGTCAAAGGTGGGATAGCGGATCAATTGGGGCGCGACAAAATTCTCGGTTTGCAAACCGCCCACTTCGCTGAACGTCCAGCGCACCAATTCTTGCGTACTTAAGTTGAGGGCAAACGCATCGCCTGACGTCTGCGCATTGTTGAGCGTCATGCCAAGCGTGCCGCCGTCCGGGGAAAATTCCAATCCAAAAATCAAACCGAGAGGCAACTCCGGCAGTTTTAATTCTTGATTGGTTTTTAAATCGATAACACGCAGTTGGCTGATGCCGTCAGCGTTGACCGTGTAAGCGAGTTTCGCGCCGTCGTGCGAAAGCTCCACCTCCTCGACATCCCAGGAAATTTTATCGGTGATCACCGTCTTTTTGCCGGTGGCCAGTTCGTAAAAATAAAGTTGTTGGAATTCGCCGGCTTCGTCCGAGGTGTAGTAAACGCCGCTGCCGTCTTTGCGCCAGCGCGCCGCGCCATAAGCAATTTTTTTCTTGGGTTGAGGATTGATGGCGGTGAGTTTCTTTGTGGAAAGATCATACCAATACAAATAGGATTCATTCGCTGAAACATAGTTTTGAATCAGCAGTTTGTTGTTATCCGCCGCCCAGTCGACCGCGCCCCAGGCGCCGGCTGCTGCGGTCGCAGTTTCGGAAACTCCGGGCTGATCAAAGTTCATCAGGCGCACATCCGTGTCTTTGCCGTTGCGCAAATTGCTGGAGAAGACGATCCATTTGCCGTCCGGCGACCAGCTGCCGCCGGTATTGCGCGACTTGCCGTCGGTCAGCAGCGCGGTTTGCCCGGTTTTGAGATCGAAATAATAAAGTTGAAAGAACTCTGCGCCGCCGGTATCCATGCTGAACAAGAAGCCGCGATGATCCGGGCCGGGATAATAACTCCCGCCGCGCGCCGGCTCTTTGAAAAATGTGATTTGCTGCCGGCTGCCGCCCGCTTGGCCCACATAGTGAATCTGATTGGTCTCGCCGAAACGCGTTGAAATCAACATGCCCGGGCCGTGGGGATTCCAATCAAGGAATGAGGCGGAGCGCACATTTTGATATTGATTCATGCGCTCGCTGATGCGCGCCGGAATTTCAGGGATGCCGTCGATGACAAGGTTGCCCACT is a window from the Cytophagia bacterium CHB2 genome containing:
- a CDS encoding S9 family peptidase, yielding MSRRNIIFPSFIIFSVLAIFTLVAQPREVGNLVIDGIPEIPARISERMNQYQNVRSASFLDWNPHGPGMLISTRFGETNQIHYVGQAGGSRQQITFFKEPARGGSYYPGPDHRGFLFSMDTGGAEFFQLYYFDLKTGQTALLTDGKSRNTGGSWSPDGKWIVFSSNLRNGKDTDVRLMNFDQPGVSETATAAAGAWGAVDWAADNNKLLIQNYVSANESYLYWYDLSTKKLTAINPQPKKKIAYGAARWRKDGSGVYYTSDEAGEFQQLYFYELATGKKTVITDKISWDVEEVELSHDGAKLAYTVNADGISQLRVIDLKTNQELKLPELPLGLIFGLEFSPDGGTLGMTLNNAQTSGDAFALNLSTQELVRWTFSEVGGLQTENFVAPQLIRYPTFDKVNNAPRMIPAFYYKPKNAGGKLPVIINIHGGPEGQAVPSFSSITQYYVNELGIAVLVPNVRGSSGYGKSYLAMYNVYKREESVKDIGALLD